In Fusarium oxysporum f. sp. lycopersici 4287 chromosome 6, whole genome shotgun sequence, a single window of DNA contains:
- a CDS encoding hypothetical protein (At least one base has a quality score < 10) produces MEVIQPFTLAPWEARLQVILNSQGEEEENKTKELTKAGWAVRIATSSSARNDLVGMGVAIRIPISVARAGKINEAFSVTLGTREEHNPYTAELAAIAHGLNYLPEMKYRVIVIATNNKSAAQAIGNPRQQSGQGHIREIYDAIEKLRGNGNRVNIIWLPRDSELKIQKTAKMSARYATEPYMTPRRGMIKAKTTILNRARADLRTERKLPDGVGRHSRKVDSALPGKHTRLLYDQLSWKEASVLAQLRTGMARLNGYLYQIWAAPTDECPCRRTKETVEHFLFRCVKWTTQRKEMFQSINEKRGNLSFHLGGKAASDGQEWKPDMDAVRATIRFAIATGRLERR; encoded by the coding sequence ATGGAAGTCATTCAGCCATTCACCCTCGCTCCGTGGGAGGCACGCCTACAAGTCATACTGAACAGtcaaggagaggaagaagaaaacaagacCAAAGAGCTAACCAAAGCAGGATGGGCGGTCAGGATAGCGACAAGCAGCTCCGCGCGGAATGATCTAGTCGGCATGGGAGTAGCTATCAGAATCCCCATATCCGTGGCAAGAGCCGGCAAGATCAACGAAGCCTTTTCGGTCACCCTGGGTACGAGGGAAGAACACAACCCGTACACAGCCGAACTGGCAGCGATCGCTCATGGTCTCAACTACCTGCCGGAGATGAAGTATCGAGTCATTGTGATCGCGACAAATAACAAATCGGCTGCACAAGCTATAGGTAACCCACGCCAGCAGTCAGGCCAAGGGCACATCCGAGAGATATATGATGCTATAGAGAAGCTCCGAGGAAACGGCAACAgagtcaatatcatctggCTACCACGCGACAGCGAGCTCAAAATCCAGaagacagccaagatgtcaGCTCGTTACGCAACGGAGCCGTACATGACACCGCGGAGAGGAATGATCAAAGCAAAGACTACAATTCTCAATCGAGCGAGGGCAGATCTACGAACGGAAAGGAAGCTACCAGATGGAGTTGGCAGGCATTCTAGGAAGGTCGACTCAGCTCTGCCCGGTAAACATACCCGCCTGCTATACGACCAGTTATCATGGAAGGAAGCCAGCGTGCTGGCGCAGCTTAGAACCGGAATGGCGCGACTGAACGGCTATCTATATCAGATCTGGGCAGCACCGACGGATGAGTGCCCATGTAGGCGGACAAAGGAAACGGTAGAGCATTTCCTCTTTCGATGCGTGAAATGGACGACACAACGCAAAGAGATGTTTCAGAGTATAAATGAGAAACGCGGCAACCTCTCCTTTCATCTGGGAGGTAAGGCAGCATCAGACGGTCAGGAATGGAAGCCAGACATGGACGCGGTGCGGGCCACGATCAGGTTCGCGATCGCTACAGGTCGCTTGGAACGGAGATGA